In Flavobacterium hankyongi, the genomic window AAAGAAAACTTCTGGTATACAAGAATTCAAAGACTTTATGAATGCAGAATATAATTCACTAATAGAGTTTATATATTATAGGTTATCTCAAAAGCACCGACTGGATTCTTTAAAGAACAGGCATGTAAATAAATTGATTGTAAATTCTATAGCAAGAGAATTAGGTATTAAGACCCCTTATGAATTTGTTTTCAATAAAAAAAGTGATTTGAAATTAATTCTTGATGATGATAAGGAGTATGTGACAAAAAGTATTTATGGAGATCCTAGACGTGATTTTGAGAATTTTTATATTTATAATTATACTTCAAGTGTAGATACCAATAATATTAAATCAGAAACTTTTTTCCCTTCATTGATACAAAATAAGATTTCTAAAAAGTATGAATTGAGAATATTTTACTTAAAGGGTAAATTTTATTCAATGGCAATTTTTACACAAAAAGATGTGCAAACCAGCTTAGACTCTAGAAGATACAATTATAAAAAGCCAAATAGAAGGGTTCCATTTGTTTTGCCTAAACTTATCGAAGATAAAATAGATAGTTTGATGAAGAAACTAGATTTTGATAGTGGCTCAATCGACATGATTGTGACGCCAGAAAATGAATACATTTTTCTCGAAGTGAATCCTATTGGTCAATTTAGCATGACTTCATTCCCATGTAATTATAATATTGAAAAAAAAATAGCTGAATATTTATAAAAATGAAAATAGATAGTATTGAAGAAATGAAGGACTATATTGATAATCATATTGAGGAGTTTCCTATTTTGTTTTATGATGCTGTATTTACAGACAATGATGATGATAAAAGATTTGGAAAAAAAGTTTATTCAACTAAGTATAAGGATTCAGATTATGAAATTTTCAGTTTTTATAAGCCAATTACTCGTTTTTAATTATGAACTCTGGAAAGTATTTTAAGGTATTTGCAAATTGTATTTTTGTATATGGATACAACAGAAGTTTGATAATTGATAGTCAAAGAAATCATTTCACGATAATTCCTAATGAAATGTATGATATGATTAATCAATTTCAAAGTAAAAAGTCAATTGAAGATGTTGTTTCATCATATGGTCATGAAAATTTGGATGTGGTTAATGAGTATATTGATTTTCTTATTGAAAACGAATTTGGATTTGTAACGAATGAAGATGAATTTGATTTGTTTCCTAAAATGAATACAGATTTTGAAATAGCATCACATATAACAAATTGTATCGTTGAAATTTCAGAAGTTAACTTGTTTAATATAGATAAAATCATATCTGATTTAGATTTTCTTCAATGTAAAAATGTTCAGTTTATTAGTTATGAAACTATAGATTTGAAAACTTTAAAGGATTTGTTAGTTAAAGCAAATAATTCTAATTTTAGGTCTATTGAATTAGTTTTGAAATATTCTGATGAGATTTTGAGTTTTATTAATAAAATAGATGATATTAATTTTAGAGTTACTCAATTGACTTTGCATTCATCATCTCCCAAAAGAGAGTTTGAGGATTTAAAAGCATCATTTAATATAAATCTGTTAGAATATGAATTAAAAAATTTTAAACACTGTGGAATAGTTGATGCAAAGTATTTTAGTGATGTTAATAAATATAAGATTCTAGAATCTTTAAATCATAATTCGTGTCTTAACAAAAAAGTGTCAATTAATAAAAAAGGAGAAATAAAGAATTGCCCTTCTATGACTGGGAGTTTTGGTAATATAAATGATATAACTCTAAAAGAAGCTTTTAATCATTCTAATTTTAAAGAATACTGGGGTGTAACAAAGGATAAAATTTCCGTTTGCAAGGATTGTGAGTTCAGACATGTTTGCACCGATTGTAGAGCTTATGTGGAAAATCCAAATGATATGTATTCAAAGCCATTAAAATGTGGTTATAATCCATATACTAATGTCTGGGAAGAATGGAGTACCAACCCTTTAAAAGAAAAAGCTATTGCTTTTTATGAAATGTCAGATTTGATAAAAAGATAATTTAGATAAAGCCCTGAATTTTCAGGGCTTTATTGTTTAATGTGTTTAGATGTGAATTCCTCCAGAAGCTTCAATACGTTGACCATTCACCCACTTTGATTCATCTGAACACAAGAAGGCAACTACACTACCAATATCGTCTGGTTTTCCAACTCTACCAAGTGGAGTCATATTGCTTATCATGTCGTTCAGTTCTTTGTTGTCTCTTACAAAACCACCTCCGAAATCAGTTTCTATAGCACCAGGTGCAACGGAGTTAACTCTTATTTTTCTGTTTCCAAATTCTACTGCTTGATAACGTGTTAATCCATCTATTCCGGCTTTCATAATCGCGTATGCGGCATAGCCTGAATAGCTAAAACGAGACAAGCCAGATGAAGTGTTTACAATGCTTCCGCCATCATTTAATAATGGTAATAGTTTTTGAGTTAAGAAAAAAGGCGCTTTTAAATGAATGTCTGACATAGCATCAAAACCAGCTTCCGTTGTTTCACTAATTGTTGCATGATAACCAGAACCTGCGTTGTTAACTAAAGCATCAAATTTATCAGTGCCGAAATCATTTTTAAGAATGTTTTCAAGCTCTTTTGCAAAATTATCGAAAGATGAAGTGTTTGATAAGTTTAATTGAAGAAAAGAAGCCTTTCTTCCTGTCGCGATTATTTCATTAGCAGTTTTTTCTGCTTCTTCTTTTTGAGATTGGAAAGTGATGATGACATCAAACCCTTTTTTAGCTAATTGTAAAGCTGAATTCTTGCCTAAACCACGGTTACCTCCAGTAACTAATGCAATTTTGTTTATACTGTTTGTCATTTTGATATGATTTAAAATTATATGACAAAGTTGCGATGATTCTGAAAGTTAGCGGTTGCTTGAAACAATCTATCTTTTGTAAAAATCAAATAATTAGTTTCTGAATGATAATGGAGATAGTCCAGATTGCTTTTTGAAAAAATTAGAAAAATGAGCTACTTCTTCAAAACCTAGACTATTTGAAATTTCGGAGATATTCCACGTGGTGTTCTTTAAAAGGATTTTAGATTCTTGTAAAATCCTAGAGGTAATTATTTCGGTTGTCGTTTTTCCAGTTCTTTCTTTTAATGTTTTGTTTAAATGATTTACATGCACGTTTAATGTGTCGGCATAATCTTTTGGATTGCGAAGCAGTAGGGATTGAGTGCTCGATTCTACTGGGAATTGCCTTTCAAGTAGTTCAAGGAATAATGAAGTAATTCGGGAAGAAGCATTCATGTTGTCAATCAACGAATCCATTGGTTTTAGTTTTTGACCATAGTGGATAAGTTCAATGAGATAATTACGCAGCAAATCATATTTAAATTTGTAGTCTGATTCTATTTCGCTATGCATTTTATTGAAAATAGAAGATACCTCTTCGTATTGTTTCTCAGTCAATTGGAAAATAAAATCAGTATTTGGTTGATAAATTGGAAGTTCATCAATCATTAATCCGGTTTTAGATTTGGTCATAAAATCGCTTGTAAAAACACAAAAATGTCCTTTTTGATTGTTGTCTAGTGGTGTGTAGCGATAAGGAATTTTGGGAGTAGCAAAAAGAATGGCATAATCTTTAATTTCTATGGTTCTATCTGCGTATTCGACTGTATTTTTTCCATTAATTAGGCTGATTTTATAATAGGCTCTTCTATTATATGGCATCGCTGGTTTTGCTTTGCACACATTGTACATGTCTGCAATATTAAAAACGTTAAAATGACCAACGTCCTTTTTGTCCATTTCTTCAATGTATTTAACAACTTCAGGGCAGTAATTGCCAAACATTTCGTTGTAAAACTCTTTTATGGTTGTAGTAGTCATTGTAAATAGTATTTGTAAAAATCAAATTTACAAAAAACAAACCCCAAAGGACAACTTTGGGGTTTATGATTTTTGATTGATGATGTAAGTATGTTATAACTTCAATTTAGAAGCAATAGCTGCAGGGACTGCTTTTTTGTGTAACATGATAGCTGTTGCTTTGTATTTTGCAAACTCTTTAGACATATATAAATATCCTTTATAGTCGTTTGTAGCTCCCCAAGAGTTTTTAACGATGTAATATTCTTTACCGTTTTGATCTTTAGAAATACCTACAATGTGCATTCCGTGGTCATCAGTAGTTGTGTAATTGTCAAATGCTTTTTGACGCATCTCTTCAGTTACAACAGCTTCTTTTTTAGGACCATTGAACATATCTGCTTTTTCTTCTGCAGTCATGTCTTCTACTTTCTTTTCTGGAACAAAAGCTACTCCGTTTTTCCATGAAAAACTTTTTTCACTAACATCACCTGCCCAAGCTACTGAGTATCCATTTTTAAGAGCACTATCAATGATTTCTGTTAATTCATTCATTTTTACATTGTACACCTGGTCATAGTTCCAGTTGTCGGGTACCATTAATACAAATTTTGAATAGTATGGATATTCTTGTAAAGATGAGATTTCTACATAATCATCAGCATTGATACCTACTACTTCTTTGGCAAAAGTTTCAGGAGTATATTTTTTTCCGTTATAGTCAAAAGTTTTTGGTACTTGTCCTAGATACGTATCAATCATTGCTGAATATGCTTTTTCCCAGTTAGGAGTTAATTCTCCATTAGGATTTGAAACGACAGCTTTTAAAAATCCTTCGATTAAAGCAGCCATTTCAGCAAATTTATTTTTATCGGTACCATAATTTAAACCAGTATAAACTGATTGCGGAACAGCACCGTATTTTTTATACATATTGATTACATCGTGAAATGCACCACCATCTCCTAAAGCAACTGAACCATGCATGCGAACATAGTTTCTTCCTTTTTCTACGTAAGCGTTACGTGCAGAGAAAATTTGAGATAATTCGACAGGTTTTTTACCCATGCGTATCATTTCTGATTCTAAAAATGAATTAGCTGAATAACTCCAACAAGTTCCAGATGAACCTTGGTTTTTTACCGAAGTGTTTTCAATATTAATTACATCAGCAAATTTGAAAGATTCTTTACTTTTTTCACTTGCATTGATTTTTAGTGAATTAACCAAGTTATCTTGTGCGTTACCAGCTAAGGCAGAAGCGATTAACGTTGCGGCAATAACTATTGGTTTTAGAGGAATGTTATGCATAATAATGTTTTTTGATATTACTAATAGTAGTGTAAAATTAAAAATTGTTACAGATGAAAATTTATTTTAACATCGATTTATGCTTTTGTTAAGAAATAAAAATCCCGTCTCGTTCTTAAAAACGAGACGGGATTGATAATTATAGGGTTTCTTTTAACCATTTAAAAAACTCGCGTTGCCAAATTAAGGCGTTTTGAGGTTTTAGCACCCAGTGATTTTCTTCTGGAAATAATAAGAACCTACTTTTTATTCCTTTTAATTGTGCCGCTTGAAAAGCTTCTTGTCCTTGTCCAATTGGAACACGGTAATCTTTACCGCCTTGAATAATCATAATTGGAGTGTTCCAGTTATTTACTAAGTTGATTGGGTTAAACTCATTGTATGTTTTTTGAGCAATCTTATTTTCTTTTTCCCAGTATGCTCCTCCAGAATCCCAGTTAGTAAAGAAAACTTCTTCGGTAGTTCCATACATGCTTTGCGTGTTGAAAATTCCACAGTGAGAAATAAAAGTTTTAAATCTGTTTTTGTGAATTCCAGCTAATTGAAATACTGAATATCCTCCATAGCTAGCACCAACAGCACCTAAACGTTTTTTGTCTACATACGATTCTTTAGCAACATCATCAATAGCAGCTAAGTAATCATCCATAACTTGACCGCCCCAATCACCAGAAATTTGCTCGTTCCATTTAATACCATGACCTGGCATTCCGCGACGGTTTGGTGCAACAACAATATAACCTTGTGAAGCAATTGTCTGAAAATTCCATCGGTAAGAATAATATTGAGATAAAGCACTTTGTGGGCCTCCTTGACAGTATAATAAAGCAGGATATTTTTTATTAGCATCGAAGTTTGGTGGAAGAATTACCCAAACCAACATTTTTTTTCCATCAGTAGTAGTAACGTATCTTTTTTCAGTCTTACACAAAGCTAATTTGTTGTATGTTTCTGTATTTACATTTGTAAGTTGACTCCAAGTTTTCTTTTTTAAATCATAAGAAAAAATTTCCGAAGCATGATTCATATCGTTTCTTGCTACAATTACTTTGTCAATGTTGAAACCTATAATTTCAGTAACATCAAAAACACCCTTTGTGATTTGGTTTACTGTAACTGCAATTTTGGTTAATCCAGGGAAGTTAACTTCAAACAATTGTTTTGTACCATCTACCGGTGCAATGAAATATACTTTTTTGCCATCAGCACTCCATTTAAAACTTTCAACAGTTCCATCCCAAGTAGCGGTTAAATTCATATCCATTCCTTTGAAACGAACAATAATGTCGTTTTTATCTGCTTCGTAACCATCGCGTTTCATTTGTAACCAAGTCAAATCACCTTTTGGGGAGAATAGCGGATGTGTGTCATAGCCTAGGTTTCCTTCGGTTAAGTTTTTAGTTTCTTTAGTATCTATATTGTATTGATATAAATCAGTATTTGTGCTTGTTGCATAGGCAGTTCCTGATTTCTTTTTGCATGCATAAATGATGTTTTTACTATCTGGAGACCAAATATAATCTTCATCACCACCAAAAGGTTTTTGAGGAGAATCGAAAAGTTCTCCTTGCATAATGTCTATTGGCGCTGCTAAACGAACATTTGGCGCTGGAATTCCTCCAAAGAAAACATGGTTGTAAGTCCCGTCTCTCCAAGTATCCCAATGACGATAATCCAAACCATCATAAACTTTTACATCAGATTTACTAAGTTCAGGATAAACATCTTTTCCTAATATATTACTTACTTTCACTTCTTGATGAGATAACTGGTATATGCCATCAGGTGAAATGTTTTTATCTGCAATTAATCCTTTATGGTCAGTTATTTCGGTTGCATTTCCTCCATTAACTGGAATAGTATAATATTTTGAGTTTGATTTATTCTCTTCAATAGATGGTGTTGCTACTTTGTAAACAATGTTTTTCCCATCTTTAGAAATTCCAAGAGGAGTCACACGACCCAGTTTCCAAAGTAATTCTGGAGTCATCACTTCTTGAGCAATTGCCGAATTTAGTCCCATAAGCGTTAAACTTAATAATGCTAATTTTTTCATTTTAAATTTTTTTGAAAGTGATGCTAAATTATGAAATTTTATGACTGATAAGTTCGAATCATAAAAAAACGCCTTCCATAAGGAAGACGTTTTTTGAATTTAGTTTGCTTATTATAATTAGTTTTTGATAAAACGTTTTGTTGTTGAAGTACCATTGTTAGAAACTTCAATTACATAATTACCATTACTTAAACGAGATACATCAATAGTTCCGTTAACGATTTTTCCATTTAAAATAGTTTGACCCATTAAATTGAAAACTCTAAACGTTGTATCATCAGAAGTTGAAGAGATGTTTAAGAAATCTTTTGTTGGATTAGGGTATACTCTAATTTCACTAATTTCATTTTTAAAAGAAGCTTCTTCTTCTCTTGCAGCTGCAGTAATGTTGATTGTATAATCCTCTACTTGTCCGTATGAGAAAGACTCACATGAAGTAGGAACTCCATTGTATTTCATAGAAACTCTCATTCTTGTTGCTCCTAAAGTTGCAGTTGCAGGAATTGTGAAAGATCCAGAAACCGGAGTTGTTGTAGAAGCAGCAGCAGACCAAACTGTTTCTCCTGCATCTGTAAATACACCATTTTGATTGTAGTCAATAAATACAGCATAACCTTCGCTATAAACTGTGCTTGTCCAAGTTGGAGTTACAGTGATTGTTTGAGAAGAGCTTCTTCCTGCATTTGTTGAAATTGCTGTGAAGTTTTCATAACCAGTAGTACCAGTTGAAGCATTATTGATTGAGCCAATAGCTACTCTTCCAATTCTTTCATCATTAGTATTGTTTCCTTGAGATGTACAGTAAGTAATTGTTACTGAAGAAGTAGTTACGTTCACTGTGTTACTTGAAGCAGAAACGTTACCTGCTGCATCTTTAGCTTTTACTGAGAAAGTATAAGCTGTTGAAGCAGTTAAACCTGTAACATTATATGTAGTTGAAGCAGTTGTTCCAATTACAGTAGCACCTTGGTAAACATCATATCCAGTTACACCTACATTATCTGTAGAGGCTGTCCAAGATAAGTTAGTTGAGCTAGAAGTTGTTCCAGAAGCAGTTAAACTAGTTGGAGCAGATGGAGCTGTTGTATCTGCTGTTCCAGCAGTGATGTTAATTGTGTAATCTTCTACTTGACCATAAGAGAATGCTTCACAAGATGTTGGCACAGCATTGTATTTCATAGAAACTCTCATTCTAGTAGCTCCTAAAGAAGCTGTAGCTGGAATTGTGAAAGATCCAGAAACCGGAGTTGTAGTAGAAGCAGCTTTTGTCCAAACGGTTTCACCAGCATCAGCAAAATCACCATCTTTATTATAATCGATGAATACAGCATATCCTTCAGCATAAGTTGATGAAGTCCAAGTAGGAGTGATTGTGATAGTTTGTGAACCATTTTGAGCTGCAGAAGTTGATAAAGATGTAAAATCCTCATATCCAGTAGTTCCTGTAGATGCATTGTTAATTGATCCAATAGCTACACGTCCAATTTTTTCGTCAGCAGTACTGTTACCTTGAGATGCACAGTAAGTGATTGTTACAGCAGATGTTGTTACATTAACTGTATTACTTGCTGCAGAAATATTTCCAGCAGCATCTTTAGCTTTTACAGAGAAAGTATAAGCAGTTGAAGCAGTTAATCCAGTTACATTGTAAGTTGTTGATGCAGTTGTTCCAATTACAGTTGCTCCTTGGTACACATCATATCCTGTTACTCCTACATTGTCTGTTGAAGCTGTCCATGATAAGTTAGTTGAAGATGAAGTAGTTCCAGAAGCTGTTAAGTTTGTTGGTGCACTTGGCGCTGTAGTGTCTACCACTGTAGCCGAAGTTGTCACATTAACAGTATTACTTGCTGCAGAAACATTTCCAGCAGCATCTTTAGCTTTTACAGAGAAAGTATAAGCAGTTGAAGCAGTTAATCCAGCAACATTGTAAGTAGTTGAAGCAGTAGTTCCAATTACAGTTGCACCTTGATATACATCATATCCTGTTACACCTACATTATCTGTTGAAGCTGTCCAAGATAAGTTTGTTGTTGTTTGTGTAGTTCCTGATGCAGCTAAATTAGTTGGTGCCGATGGAGCTACTGTATCTGTTGATCCTGCAGTAATAGTAAAATTAGTATTAGAAACATCAAAGAAGATGTGATTTGTTCCTTTTACCATTAATCTTGCAGTAGTTGTTGCAGTATTAGGAATTGTAACTGCTTGAGTTCCGTCATTTGGAGTAGCAGCTAAAACAGTTGACCAAGTATTTCCACCATCTGTAGAAATTAAAATATCAACATTAGCACAATTTACACCATTTGCAGTAGTTCCAGCCACATTCCAAGTTACGGTTTGCGAGCTTCCACCTACATAAGAAACAGCAGTGTTTGGTGCTGTTACAGCAAATGGACCAGCCGTAGCATTTACAGTAACAATCATGTCATCTGAATTGTTAGCAGAACCACCAGCTCTGTTATCACGAACTGTTAATCTGAAATTCATGGTTCTAGCCACAGATGGTACTGCTTCAACAGTGATTTCAGTTCCAGCTGTTGTAGTAGCTCCAGTTAATACAGAAGCCATTCTAGGAAAATATCTTACTGGAGAAGTACTTGAAGAGTATGATCTAAAAGTAGGTCCTGAAGTTTTAGTTGCGCTTGCAGCAGAACTTGCTCCTGTTTGTGAACTTGATGCATTGTCAAATTGTTCCCAGTTGTACGTTAAAGCATCGCCGTTAGCATCTGTTCCAGCTCCAGTTAACATAAAAGGAGTGCTTTTAGGAATTGTATAATCAGCTCCTGCATTTGCAGTTGGAACCGCATTTCCTGTAGCAGTATTTGTTTGACAAGTTTTTGCCTTAATGTTATTTGTTACTTGTTGAATACTAAATGCATGGAAATAAGCATCAGAGTGAGGTTGAACGTCTTGAGAAGTAATACCTGCGTATCCCATGATTGATGATCCAGATCCTGGCTCCATGTTTGCACCAGTTCCTTCATTGTTCATAGAGAAAGTATGATTAGCTCCAAATTGATGTCCTAATTCGTGCGCTACATAATCAATATCAAAATTGTCTCCTGAAGGAATACCATCACCAGGTGAAGTAAATCCAGATCCTTTTTGTCCATTAACGCAAACACATCCAATACATCCGGCATTACCCCCTCCGCCAGAAGCACCAAAAAGATGTCCTACATCATAATTTGCTTCACCAATTACTGATGTTAATGTGTTTTGTAGTTCAGAATTCCATGCTCCTCCAGAACCTGTAGCAGCTGCAGAATATGGGTCTGTCGATGCATTAGTATATATTACAAGATCATTGTTGGCAATTAAAACCATTCTTACAGCGAAATCTTTTTCAAATACACCGTTTACACGTGTCATTGAATTGTTAATTGCTGCTAATGCTTGTGCTTTTGTTCCACCAAAGTAAGTAGTATATTCACCAGTTACTGACATCGCCAAACGGAATGTTCTTAATGTAGAATCATCTGCATTTGGTCTTGCTGTTGAACCAGCTTTGTTCGCGTTTGGTTCGATTTTGTCTATAACTGTACATTCAAAAGGAGATAGATTCTCTTTTTTATCAGCTTTTCTGTAAATAGAATATGTTTTTAAATCTTTTGAAAAGGGCTCTATAAATACAGCTGATTTATCAGGACTTAGTACCATCGATTTAAATCCTAACGGAGACATACTAAAATAAGCAGTTGCAGTAGGGTTCTCGATGCC contains:
- a CDS encoding SDR family NAD(P)-dependent oxidoreductase — its product is MTNSINKIALVTGGNRGLGKNSALQLAKKGFDVIITFQSQKEEAEKTANEIIATGRKASFLQLNLSNTSSFDNFAKELENILKNDFGTDKFDALVNNAGSGYHATISETTEAGFDAMSDIHLKAPFFLTQKLLPLLNDGGSIVNTSSGLSRFSYSGYAAYAIMKAGIDGLTRYQAVEFGNRKIRVNSVAPGAIETDFGGGFVRDNKELNDMISNMTPLGRVGKPDDIGSVVAFLCSDESKWVNGQRIEASGGIHI
- a CDS encoding reprolysin-like metallopeptidase — protein: MKIKLLPVALLAVTTSLFAQEKGSFWSRSTKSNKTVLESRMQLPENNLYDLDVTSLKNNLSKSPLRSANTKKSGAIIALPDANGQIEHFNVYENPVFAPELATKYPDIKSYIGIGIENPTATAYFSMSPLGFKSMVLSPDKSAVFIEPFSKDLKTYSIYRKADKKENLSPFECTVIDKIEPNANKAGSTARPNADDSTLRTFRLAMSVTGEYTTYFGGTKAQALAAINNSMTRVNGVFEKDFAVRMVLIANNDLVIYTNASTDPYSAAATGSGGAWNSELQNTLTSVIGEANYDVGHLFGASGGGGNAGCIGCVCVNGQKGSGFTSPGDGIPSGDNFDIDYVAHELGHQFGANHTFSMNNEGTGANMEPGSGSSIMGYAGITSQDVQPHSDAYFHAFSIQQVTNNIKAKTCQTNTATGNAVPTANAGADYTIPKSTPFMLTGAGTDANGDALTYNWEQFDNASSSQTGASSAASATKTSGPTFRSYSSSTSPVRYFPRMASVLTGATTTAGTEITVEAVPSVARTMNFRLTVRDNRAGGSANNSDDMIVTVNATAGPFAVTAPNTAVSYVGGSSQTVTWNVAGTTANGVNCANVDILISTDGGNTWSTVLAATPNDGTQAVTIPNTATTTARLMVKGTNHIFFDVSNTNFTITAGSTDTVAPSAPTNLAASGTTQTTTNLSWTASTDNVGVTGYDVYQGATVIGTTASTTYNVAGLTASTAYTFSVKAKDAAGNVSAASNTVNVTTSATVVDTTAPSAPTNLTASGTTSSSTNLSWTASTDNVGVTGYDVYQGATVIGTTASTTYNVTGLTASTAYTFSVKAKDAAGNISAASNTVNVTTSAVTITYCASQGNSTADEKIGRVAIGSINNASTGTTGYEDFTSLSTSAAQNGSQTITITPTWTSSTYAEGYAVFIDYNKDGDFADAGETVWTKAASTTTPVSGSFTIPATASLGATRMRVSMKYNAVPTSCEAFSYGQVEDYTINITAGTADTTAPSAPTSLTASGTTSSSTNLSWTASTDNVGVTGYDVYQGATVIGTTASTTYNVTGLTASTAYTFSVKAKDAAGNVSASSNTVNVTTSSVTITYCTSQGNNTNDERIGRVAIGSINNASTGTTGYENFTAISTNAGRSSSQTITVTPTWTSTVYSEGYAVFIDYNQNGVFTDAGETVWSAAASTTTPVSGSFTIPATATLGATRMRVSMKYNGVPTSCESFSYGQVEDYTINITAAAREEEASFKNEISEIRVYPNPTKDFLNISSTSDDTTFRVFNLMGQTILNGKIVNGTIDVSRLSNGNYVIEVSNNGTSTTKRFIKN
- the gwsG gene encoding grasp-with-spasm system ATP-grasp peptide maturase, whose protein sequence is MILILSQESDFSTTQIIEWLEVLGKKWIRINGEDEIIIDYEGEDIVFTLNESSFKFSEITSFWYRRGFLNVKKKTSGIQEFKDFMNAEYNSLIEFIYYRLSQKHRLDSLKNRHVNKLIVNSIARELGIKTPYEFVFNKKSDLKLILDDDKEYVTKSIYGDPRRDFENFYIYNYTSSVDTNNIKSETFFPSLIQNKISKKYELRIFYLKGKFYSMAIFTQKDVQTSLDSRRYNYKKPNRRVPFVLPKLIEDKIDSLMKKLDFDSGSIDMIVTPENEYIFLEVNPIGQFSMTSFPCNYNIEKKIAEYL
- a CDS encoding aminopeptidase C — translated: MHNIPLKPIVIAATLIASALAGNAQDNLVNSLKINASEKSKESFKFADVINIENTSVKNQGSSGTCWSYSANSFLESEMIRMGKKPVELSQIFSARNAYVEKGRNYVRMHGSVALGDGGAFHDVINMYKKYGAVPQSVYTGLNYGTDKNKFAEMAALIEGFLKAVVSNPNGELTPNWEKAYSAMIDTYLGQVPKTFDYNGKKYTPETFAKEVVGINADDYVEISSLQEYPYYSKFVLMVPDNWNYDQVYNVKMNELTEIIDSALKNGYSVAWAGDVSEKSFSWKNGVAFVPEKKVEDMTAEEKADMFNGPKKEAVVTEEMRQKAFDNYTTTDDHGMHIVGISKDQNGKEYYIVKNSWGATNDYKGYLYMSKEFAKYKATAIMLHKKAVPAAIASKLKL
- a CDS encoding helix-turn-helix domain-containing protein produces the protein MTTTTIKEFYNEMFGNYCPEVVKYIEEMDKKDVGHFNVFNIADMYNVCKAKPAMPYNRRAYYKISLINGKNTVEYADRTIEIKDYAILFATPKIPYRYTPLDNNQKGHFCVFTSDFMTKSKTGLMIDELPIYQPNTDFIFQLTEKQYEEVSSIFNKMHSEIESDYKFKYDLLRNYLIELIHYGQKLKPMDSLIDNMNASSRITSLFLELLERQFPVESSTQSLLLRNPKDYADTLNVHVNHLNKTLKERTGKTTTEIITSRILQESKILLKNTTWNISEISNSLGFEEVAHFSNFFKKQSGLSPLSFRN
- a CDS encoding S9 family peptidase — its product is MKKLALLSLTLMGLNSAIAQEVMTPELLWKLGRVTPLGISKDGKNIVYKVATPSIEENKSNSKYYTIPVNGGNATEITDHKGLIADKNISPDGIYQLSHQEVKVSNILGKDVYPELSKSDVKVYDGLDYRHWDTWRDGTYNHVFFGGIPAPNVRLAAPIDIMQGELFDSPQKPFGGDEDYIWSPDSKNIIYACKKKSGTAYATSTNTDLYQYNIDTKETKNLTEGNLGYDTHPLFSPKGDLTWLQMKRDGYEADKNDIIVRFKGMDMNLTATWDGTVESFKWSADGKKVYFIAPVDGTKQLFEVNFPGLTKIAVTVNQITKGVFDVTEIIGFNIDKVIVARNDMNHASEIFSYDLKKKTWSQLTNVNTETYNKLALCKTEKRYVTTTDGKKMLVWVILPPNFDANKKYPALLYCQGGPQSALSQYYSYRWNFQTIASQGYIVVAPNRRGMPGHGIKWNEQISGDWGGQVMDDYLAAIDDVAKESYVDKKRLGAVGASYGGYSVFQLAGIHKNRFKTFISHCGIFNTQSMYGTTEEVFFTNWDSGGAYWEKENKIAQKTYNEFNPINLVNNWNTPIMIIQGGKDYRVPIGQGQEAFQAAQLKGIKSRFLLFPEENHWVLKPQNALIWQREFFKWLKETL
- the gwsS gene encoding grasp-with-spasm system SPASM domain peptide maturase; amino-acid sequence: MNSGKYFKVFANCIFVYGYNRSLIIDSQRNHFTIIPNEMYDMINQFQSKKSIEDVVSSYGHENLDVVNEYIDFLIENEFGFVTNEDEFDLFPKMNTDFEIASHITNCIVEISEVNLFNIDKIISDLDFLQCKNVQFISYETIDLKTLKDLLVKANNSNFRSIELVLKYSDEILSFINKIDDINFRVTQLTLHSSSPKREFEDLKASFNINLLEYELKNFKHCGIVDAKYFSDVNKYKILESLNHNSCLNKKVSINKKGEIKNCPSMTGSFGNINDITLKEAFNHSNFKEYWGVTKDKISVCKDCEFRHVCTDCRAYVENPNDMYSKPLKCGYNPYTNVWEEWSTNPLKEKAIAFYEMSDLIKR